Proteins encoded together in one Terriglobales bacterium window:
- a CDS encoding ion channel, with protein MTESMTFGFQAIAAVILVTATLLLQCAGMGVLIHWARASIARGLNGLGPWRASLLMIRFTTAIVILHILQIVLWAAFYRWRCLPSWESSFYFSASSYSTVGYGDVVLPRIWRALGAVESITGVLMCGISVSALFAIATRLIEADDQSSTQARI; from the coding sequence ATGACGGAGTCGATGACCTTTGGCTTCCAAGCCATTGCTGCAGTGATTCTCGTGACTGCGACGTTGTTATTGCAGTGCGCGGGTATGGGGGTGCTTATTCACTGGGCGCGAGCCTCTATTGCGCGAGGCCTCAACGGCCTGGGTCCGTGGCGCGCTAGCCTGCTGATGATTCGGTTTACAACTGCGATAGTTATTTTGCACATCCTGCAGATTGTGCTGTGGGCTGCCTTCTACCGCTGGCGTTGTCTTCCATCCTGGGAGTCCTCCTTTTACTTTTCAGCCAGCAGCTATTCGACCGTCGGCTACGGGGACGTTGTTCTCCCGCGGATCTGGCGCGCGCTAGGCGCGGTAGAGAGTATTACCGGCGTGCTGATGTGTGGCATCTCTGTGAGCGCGCTGTTCGCTATTGCCACTCGGCTGATCGAGGCCGACGACCAGTCGTCAACCCAAGCGAGAATATGA
- a CDS encoding cbb3-type cytochrome c oxidase subunit I — protein MDIHEKRPLLISRGWIQAAVIVLIFGFFIMGVLTYYTYNDEPPIPNAVKDTNGATLFTRADIMGGQQIFLSNGLMEYGSIFGHGAYLGPDFTTEYLHRAALSSINFYGGADSDRARSRTIEDFKTNRYDSTTGTLVYTDAQAHAFNECRDYYSSFFGEPTTKHGLRPKAIQDPEDIRKLTAFFSWSAWAASTARPGHPYSYTNNWPPEPLVDNHATADSIVWSVLSLIALLGGTGLLLAVFGRWNLLGWHGREQQTMSFRAPDEVLLTPAQKACAWFFFIMAALFVVQTLLGGATEHYRADLQTFFGIDLGRLLPFNVVRTWHLQLSLFWIVTSYLAAGIFLTPMIAGREPRGQKLLAYGLLGALVIVVVGSLLGEFAGIQGFIRNPWFGHQGFEYLDLGRVWQVLLTVGLLFWVVILYRGLRNRLSLEHGGNLPWVFFFSALSIPAFYAVGLLAHPGGHFTTTDFWRFWVVHLWVEDFLELFTTILVAYIFVLLGVVHERVALRMIYLDIILYSAGGIVGTMHHVYFSGEPALHMALGAFFSAAEVIPLTFLTLEAWSFLQLGTVQGVKSKTAFPHYWAVMFLAAVGFWNFLGAGVFGFLINLPIVSYYEIGTALTANHGHAAMMGVYGMLSIGLAVFCLRYITPQKYWSDKAAQISFWSLNLGLAWMVFATLFPLGILQLYHAISVSYYDARTLNYIGSHANSILEWLRMPGDIVFIVGGALPILYLSYLGVRHMRAGTTSEEPRDLLFTDVVVPVQAVREQVFKERER, from the coding sequence ATGGACATACATGAAAAGCGTCCACTGCTGATCTCTCGTGGTTGGATTCAGGCGGCAGTGATTGTCCTGATTTTCGGCTTCTTCATCATGGGTGTGCTCACTTACTACACCTACAACGATGAACCACCCATACCGAATGCCGTGAAGGACACGAATGGAGCAACCCTCTTCACTCGTGCCGACATCATGGGAGGCCAGCAGATCTTTTTGAGCAACGGCCTGATGGAGTACGGCTCCATTTTTGGCCATGGTGCGTATCTGGGTCCGGATTTCACCACGGAATATCTACATCGCGCCGCGCTATCCAGCATCAACTTCTACGGCGGAGCAGATTCCGATAGGGCACGCAGCCGCACCATAGAAGACTTCAAGACGAATCGGTATGACAGTACCACGGGCACTCTGGTTTATACGGATGCGCAAGCTCATGCCTTCAACGAGTGCCGAGATTACTATTCATCTTTCTTCGGAGAGCCGACCACAAAGCACGGTTTGAGGCCGAAGGCCATTCAAGATCCGGAAGACATTCGCAAACTGACTGCATTCTTCAGTTGGTCTGCGTGGGCGGCCTCCACCGCCCGCCCCGGCCATCCTTATTCTTATACCAATAACTGGCCTCCGGAGCCGCTGGTGGACAATCATGCTACCGCCGACTCCATTGTGTGGAGCGTGCTTTCACTGATTGCGCTTCTGGGCGGAACAGGTTTGCTGCTTGCAGTGTTTGGCCGCTGGAATCTGTTGGGATGGCATGGACGCGAGCAGCAGACGATGTCATTTCGCGCTCCCGACGAGGTGTTGCTCACTCCCGCTCAAAAGGCGTGTGCCTGGTTTTTTTTCATTATGGCCGCATTGTTCGTGGTTCAGACCCTGCTGGGGGGAGCTACGGAGCACTACCGGGCTGACCTGCAGACTTTCTTCGGAATTGACCTCGGACGGCTGCTTCCTTTCAATGTTGTTCGGACGTGGCACTTGCAACTGTCGCTCTTCTGGATTGTCACTTCCTACCTTGCCGCGGGAATTTTCCTGACTCCGATGATTGCGGGCCGCGAGCCTCGTGGACAAAAGCTGCTGGCGTACGGATTACTTGGCGCTCTGGTGATTGTTGTAGTCGGAAGTCTGCTAGGAGAATTTGCCGGAATCCAGGGTTTCATTCGTAATCCATGGTTCGGCCATCAAGGATTCGAGTATCTCGATCTTGGGCGTGTCTGGCAGGTATTACTGACCGTCGGCTTACTGTTTTGGGTTGTGATCCTCTATCGCGGTCTGCGCAACCGGCTTTCTCTCGAGCATGGAGGGAATCTGCCGTGGGTGTTTTTCTTTTCAGCGCTCTCGATCCCCGCCTTTTACGCTGTTGGTTTGCTTGCCCACCCCGGCGGACATTTCACCACGACAGACTTCTGGCGTTTTTGGGTCGTGCATCTGTGGGTCGAGGACTTCCTGGAGCTGTTCACAACCATTCTTGTTGCCTACATCTTCGTGCTGCTGGGCGTAGTTCATGAGCGTGTCGCTTTGCGCATGATCTATCTGGACATCATTCTGTATTCTGCAGGCGGGATCGTCGGCACAATGCATCATGTGTACTTTTCCGGCGAGCCTGCTCTGCACATGGCGCTGGGAGCTTTCTTCTCGGCGGCGGAGGTCATTCCTCTCACCTTCCTTACGCTCGAGGCCTGGAGCTTCCTGCAATTGGGGACCGTGCAAGGTGTGAAGTCCAAAACAGCATTTCCGCATTACTGGGCCGTGATGTTCCTCGCTGCTGTCGGTTTCTGGAACTTTCTTGGCGCCGGAGTATTCGGCTTCCTCATCAATCTACCGATAGTGTCCTACTACGAAATCGGGACTGCCCTAACGGCAAATCACGGTCATGCGGCGATGATGGGGGTTTACGGAATGCTTTCGATAGGTCTTGCGGTCTTCTGTTTGCGTTACATCACCCCGCAAAAATATTGGTCTGACAAGGCAGCGCAGATCAGCTTCTGGTCCCTCAACCTTGGGCTGGCATGGATGGTCTTTGCGACACTATTTCCACTAGGCATCCTGCAGCTCTATCACGCCATCAGCGTGAGCTATTATGACGCGCGGACGCTGAACTACATTGGCAGTCATGCCAACTCGATACTGGAGTGGCTGCGCATGCCCGGTGACATCGTTTTCATAGTGGGAGGAGCACTGCCGATACTTTATTTGTCTTACCTGGGAGTTCGCCACATGCGCGCCGGCACTACGAGCGAAGAACCCAGAGACCTCCTCTTCACCGACGTCGTTGTCCCGGTACAGGCTGTTCGAGAGCAGGTTTTCAAGGAGCGGGAGCGCTAA
- the pgi gene encoding glucose-6-phosphate isomerase, with the protein MAARAQVITSHPAAQQAWKDLEAHHNKIGQLHLRHLFAEDPKRGERFTAQALGLYLDYSKNRITSETVKLLITLAEESGLRDHIDAMFRGDKINITENRAVLHVALRAPRDASIEVDGENVVPKVHAVLDRMADFANRVRSGAWKGHTGKRIRNVINVGIGGSDLGPVMAYEALKYYSDRSMTFRFVSNIDGTDFAEAVRDLDPSETLFIISSKTFTTLETMTNAQTARAWALAGLGGDEKLVAKHFVAVSTNESEVEKFGIDTGNMFEFWDWVGGRYSMDSAIGLSTMIAIGPDNFRAMLSGFHQMDEHFRTAPFEMNLPVLMGLLSLWYNDFFDAQTVAVLPYEQYLKRFPAYLQQLTMESNGKHVTLQGTRVTHATGPIYWGEPGTNGQHSFYQLIHQGTRLIPCDFIAFAQPLNKLGRHHDMLLANVFAQTEALAFGKTPEQVKAEGTPDWLVPHRVFEGNRPSNTILAERLSPETLGKLVALYEHSVFTQGVIWNIDSFDQWGVELGKVLAQRIIPELESKAEPKLAHDNSTNSLITYYRKLKQTA; encoded by the coding sequence ATGGCAGCACGAGCACAAGTAATCACCAGCCACCCAGCGGCCCAACAGGCCTGGAAAGATCTCGAGGCTCATCACAATAAGATTGGGCAATTACATCTGCGGCACCTGTTTGCCGAGGATCCAAAGCGCGGCGAGCGCTTCACTGCCCAAGCCCTGGGCCTTTATCTCGACTATTCAAAAAATCGAATTACTTCCGAGACCGTCAAGTTGCTCATCACGCTTGCCGAGGAATCTGGCCTGCGAGATCACATTGACGCCATGTTCCGGGGAGACAAAATCAATATTACGGAGAACCGCGCGGTTTTGCATGTGGCCCTGCGTGCACCGCGAGACGCCTCCATTGAGGTGGATGGCGAAAACGTTGTTCCGAAGGTGCATGCCGTGCTCGATCGTATGGCGGATTTTGCAAACCGGGTGCGAAGCGGCGCATGGAAGGGACACACCGGCAAGCGCATTCGCAACGTGATAAATGTCGGCATCGGCGGTTCTGACCTGGGTCCGGTCATGGCCTATGAGGCTCTGAAGTACTACAGCGATCGAAGCATGACCTTCCGCTTTGTATCCAATATTGACGGAACCGATTTTGCCGAAGCCGTTCGGGACCTGGATCCATCGGAAACACTCTTCATCATTTCGTCGAAAACCTTCACTACGTTGGAGACGATGACCAATGCCCAGACCGCGCGTGCCTGGGCACTGGCGGGATTGGGAGGCGACGAAAAATTGGTCGCAAAGCATTTTGTCGCGGTTTCCACCAATGAGTCAGAGGTGGAGAAATTCGGCATCGATACCGGCAATATGTTCGAGTTCTGGGACTGGGTTGGCGGCCGCTACTCGATGGACTCGGCCATCGGCCTGTCGACCATGATCGCCATTGGTCCCGATAATTTTCGCGCGATGCTCAGTGGCTTTCACCAGATGGATGAGCATTTCCGCACAGCGCCTTTCGAGATGAACCTGCCCGTGCTCATGGGACTGCTGTCGCTCTGGTACAACGACTTCTTCGACGCCCAGACGGTTGCCGTGTTGCCGTATGAGCAATATCTGAAGCGTTTTCCCGCCTATCTGCAGCAGTTGACGATGGAGAGCAACGGCAAGCATGTGACGCTCCAGGGCACCCGGGTCACGCACGCCACTGGACCCATCTACTGGGGTGAGCCGGGAACCAACGGCCAGCACTCCTTCTATCAGTTGATCCATCAAGGAACCAGGCTTATCCCTTGCGACTTCATTGCATTTGCGCAGCCGCTCAACAAGCTTGGCCGCCACCACGACATGCTCCTGGCGAACGTCTTCGCCCAAACTGAGGCCCTGGCGTTTGGCAAGACCCCCGAACAGGTCAAGGCCGAGGGCACGCCGGATTGGCTCGTTCCGCATCGCGTATTTGAGGGCAACCGTCCGTCGAACACGATCCTGGCTGAGCGACTGTCGCCGGAGACGCTGGGCAAACTGGTAGCGTTGTACGAACACTCCGTATTCACTCAGGGCGTAATTTGGAACATTGATTCCTTCGACCAGTGGGGTGTTGAATTGGGTAAGGTTCTGGCACAGCGCATCATTCCTGAGCTTGAGAGCAAAGCAGAACCCAAGCTCGCGCATGACAATTCAACCAACAGCCTGATCACGTATTACAGGAAGTTGAAGCAGACAGCATGA
- the gnd gene encoding decarboxylating 6-phosphogluconate dehydrogenase produces MQLGMIGLGRMGANMVRRLINKGHNCVVFDRAQQAVSELVKQKATGAASLAEFVKKLEKPRAIWLMVPAAVVDQTIADLLPLVEAGDILIDGGNSYYVDDLRRAKQLVPRKIHYVDVGTSGGVWGLERGYCMMIGGETEVIKRLDPIFATLAPGVGDIPRTPGREKVDGTAEQGYLHCGPNGAGHFVKMVHNGIEYGIMAAYAEGLSILRSANVGKQGQEAADAETTPLRDPEEYQYDLNLRDIAEVWRRGSVIASWLLDLTANALMQDPSLSNFAGRVSDSGEGRWTIKAAIDEAVPAPVLTTALYERFSSRGEADFANKLLSAMRYQFGGHLEKSESKITAA; encoded by the coding sequence ATGCAGCTTGGAATGATCGGTCTTGGAAGGATGGGCGCCAATATGGTGCGGCGGCTCATAAATAAAGGACACAACTGCGTGGTGTTCGACAGGGCGCAGCAAGCGGTGAGTGAACTGGTGAAGCAGAAGGCAACCGGCGCCGCTTCTCTCGCTGAGTTTGTCAAGAAACTCGAAAAACCACGCGCGATTTGGCTGATGGTACCGGCCGCCGTGGTGGACCAGACCATTGCTGACCTTCTACCTCTTGTCGAGGCGGGAGACATCCTCATCGATGGCGGCAATTCCTATTATGTGGACGATCTCCGGCGTGCAAAGCAACTGGTTCCGCGCAAGATTCATTATGTCGATGTGGGCACCAGCGGCGGTGTGTGGGGACTGGAGCGAGGCTACTGCATGATGATTGGCGGGGAAACCGAGGTCATCAAGCGGCTGGATCCAATTTTTGCCACACTCGCTCCTGGCGTGGGCGACATTCCACGTACACCTGGCCGGGAAAAAGTTGACGGCACCGCCGAGCAAGGCTACTTGCACTGCGGTCCGAACGGGGCCGGCCATTTCGTCAAAATGGTGCACAACGGAATCGAGTACGGAATTATGGCGGCATACGCGGAGGGGCTGAGCATCTTGCGCTCCGCCAACGTCGGCAAGCAAGGACAGGAAGCAGCCGACGCTGAAACCACGCCGCTGCGCGATCCCGAAGAATATCAGTATGACCTGAACCTGCGCGACATCGCGGAGGTGTGGCGCCGCGGAAGCGTGATCGCGTCGTGGCTGCTTGACCTCACGGCCAACGCGCTGATGCAGGATCCGAGTCTTTCTAATTTTGCCGGACGCGTTTCCGATTCTGGCGAAGGGCGATGGACGATTAAAGCGGCCATTGATGAAGCGGTCCCGGCACCGGTTCTGACCACTGCACTCTACGAGCGGTTCAGTTCGCGAGGCGAGGCTGACTTCGCCAACAAACTCCTGTCCGCGATGCGATATCAATTCGGCGGACACCTGGAGAAATCTGAAAGCAAAATTACAGCGGCTTAA
- the zwf gene encoding glucose-6-phosphate dehydrogenase: MNKSHSDALVFFGATGDLAYKKIFPALQAMVKRGHLDVPVVGVAKAGWNLGQLQARAQDSLEKHGGVDPAAFEKLRSLLRYVDGDYNDPATFVELGKQLRGAQRPAHYLAIPPTLFEVVLEELVHCGCTTDARIIIEKPFGHDLESAQHLNKVLLRKFDESSIFRIDHYLGKRPVHNMVVFRFSNAFMEAFWNRNYVESVQITMAEDFGVQGRGAFYDQTGAIRDVIQNHLFQVLCNLAMEAPVRMDSESIRDEKVKVLKAIPPLEEKDVVRGQFRGYLDEKGVAPDSKVETFAAVRLEINSWRWQGVPFYIRAGKNLPVTSTEIVCRLRKPPSIIPAEVVHSNYLRFRISPDVTIAMGMTVMAPDDKFLSRPAEMVASQQQNAEEMDAYERVLGDAMAGDATLFAREDYVEEAWRIVDPLLKNGSSVYQYEPKSWGPTEVVRVTPAGGWQNPVVVEEKPAITSQAA; the protein is encoded by the coding sequence GTGAACAAGTCACACTCAGACGCGCTGGTTTTTTTCGGCGCCACCGGCGATTTGGCCTACAAGAAAATCTTCCCTGCATTACAGGCGATGGTGAAGCGAGGTCATCTCGACGTGCCGGTGGTCGGCGTGGCCAAGGCTGGCTGGAATCTTGGGCAGCTTCAGGCGCGGGCACAGGATAGTCTCGAGAAGCACGGTGGAGTCGATCCCGCGGCTTTTGAGAAGCTCCGTTCCTTGCTGCGCTATGTCGATGGCGACTATAACGACCCTGCTACGTTTGTGGAGCTGGGCAAGCAACTCAGAGGGGCGCAGCGGCCGGCACACTACCTGGCGATTCCACCTACGCTGTTCGAGGTCGTGCTCGAGGAGCTTGTGCACTGCGGCTGCACGACAGACGCCAGGATCATCATCGAAAAGCCGTTCGGCCATGACCTGGAATCGGCGCAGCATCTGAACAAGGTTCTGCTGCGAAAGTTTGATGAAAGTTCGATTTTCCGGATCGACCATTACCTGGGCAAGCGGCCCGTGCACAACATGGTCGTTTTTCGCTTCTCGAATGCCTTCATGGAAGCGTTCTGGAACCGTAACTATGTTGAGAGTGTGCAGATAACCATGGCAGAGGATTTTGGAGTCCAGGGCCGGGGCGCGTTTTACGATCAGACGGGCGCGATTCGGGATGTTATTCAGAATCATCTGTTCCAGGTGTTATGCAATCTGGCCATGGAAGCTCCGGTCAGAATGGACAGCGAGTCGATCCGCGATGAGAAAGTAAAGGTTCTGAAGGCCATTCCTCCGCTGGAAGAGAAGGACGTCGTTCGCGGGCAATTTCGCGGATATCTCGACGAGAAAGGAGTGGCGCCGGACTCGAAAGTGGAGACGTTTGCTGCGGTTCGATTGGAGATTAACTCCTGGCGCTGGCAGGGAGTGCCGTTTTACATCCGCGCAGGCAAAAACTTGCCGGTAACGAGCACGGAAATCGTCTGCCGGCTGCGCAAGCCTCCCTCCATAATACCGGCGGAGGTTGTGCATTCGAATTATTTGCGTTTCAGGATCAGCCCAGACGTGACAATCGCCATGGGGATGACGGTGATGGCTCCTGATGACAAATTCCTCAGTCGGCCTGCAGAAATGGTGGCAAGCCAACAGCAGAACGCAGAAGAGATGGATGCCTATGAACGGGTGCTGGGAGATGCAATGGCCGGGGACGCCACTCTATTCGCAAGAGAAGACTATGTGGAAGAAGCATGGCGCATTGTCGATCCATTGCTGAAGAACGGCTCATCTGTCTACCAATATGAGCCAAAGAGTTGGGGGCCAACGGAGGTAGTCAGAGTGACTCCCGCAGGAGGCTGGCAAAACCCCGTCGTTGTCGAAGAGAAACCAGCTATTACCAGCCAGGCCGCTTGA